One region of Metallosphaera sedula DSM 5348 genomic DNA includes:
- a CDS encoding glycosyltransferase family 4 protein: MKMVIFLVSRLKRFDGQTKAVLNFTSGLLRLNMDVTIVGYYIREDIKREVTQKLGINIYNISSNDETLFGLANEYYFDGISKKLMKIVHSLPKDIILVSNDIIVNTIKYNKKKYPMIYWSQGAIASLFMWPLTYSKSPTLRKLVNMTAPVINLRFSNSVKRYPCVLANSKTTGNIISLFYDTPPTDVVYPPIHVEYYARKAKTETNEDDKYVLVFLKRGYPASVNVIKKLAENVRIKVVGYQIDNAKSFINISDEELIDLYCNAYVTIYPITFENFGYIPVESMACGTPVVAYRFSGGPSETIIHERTGWLVNTEKDLYKKALEIYKNGYDMKMRKDAIERAKDFSYVNSTEKLLYYIKNSSL; this comes from the coding sequence ATGAAAATGGTAATATTTTTGGTTTCCCGCCTGAAGCGATTCGATGGCCAGACTAAAGCGGTATTAAACTTTACCTCAGGATTGTTAAGATTAAACATGGATGTAACTATAGTTGGTTACTATATACGTGAAGACATAAAGAGGGAAGTAACTCAAAAACTAGGAATAAATATATACAATATCTCATCAAATGACGAGACTCTCTTTGGTTTAGCTAATGAATACTATTTCGATGGAATTAGCAAAAAACTAATGAAAATAGTACACTCGCTACCCAAGGATATAATCTTAGTTTCAAATGATATAATTGTAAATACTATTAAATATAATAAGAAAAAGTATCCCATGATATATTGGAGCCAGGGTGCTATAGCTTCTTTATTTATGTGGCCACTTACCTATTCCAAGTCACCAACTTTGAGAAAGTTAGTAAATATGACAGCTCCAGTTATAAATTTACGGTTTTCTAATTCCGTTAAGCGATATCCCTGTGTCCTTGCAAATAGTAAAACCACAGGAAACATTATCTCCCTGTTTTACGATACGCCTCCTACTGATGTGGTTTATCCTCCTATCCACGTCGAGTATTATGCCCGTAAGGCCAAAACAGAGACTAATGAAGATGATAAATACGTTTTAGTATTCCTAAAAAGAGGATATCCCGCTAGTGTGAACGTTATCAAAAAGTTAGCAGAAAATGTTCGCATAAAAGTAGTTGGATATCAAATCGACAACGCAAAATCTTTCATAAATATATCTGATGAAGAACTTATTGACTTGTATTGTAATGCTTATGTTACAATTTATCCTATAACTTTTGAGAACTTTGGTTATATTCCAGTAGAATCAATGGCGTGTGGGACCCCGGTGGTAGCCTATCGTTTTTCTGGTGGTCCTTCAGAGACCATAATACACGAAAGAACTGGTTGGTTAGTAAATACTGAGAAAGACCTATATAAAAAGGCTCTAGAGATATATAAAAATGGGTATGATATGAAAATGAGAAAAGATGCGATAGAGAGAGCAAAGGACTTCTCTTATGTGAATTCTACTGAAAAATTACTTTATTATATTAAAAACTCTAGCCTCTAG
- a CDS encoding transposase — translation MSDGTGISVEQGGRYIRARYGGKRRGKFLKVAVDVDSKSTRVVKAEVENSEVDSAVKVIRKIRKEDGQIAKFYGDKAYDSNRIYNLVHDVVILKKSANSGRANPRRRDTILEYRESSRDWSRRRGYSKQWRVEIVISAIKRMFGDGIRARNVLQRMASLLKFWLYHLMRNKADSIVGEVHAVRLA, via the coding sequence GTGAGCGACGGGACGGGGATAAGTGTCGAGCAGGGAGGTAGGTACATAAGGGCGAGATATGGAGGGAAGAGGAGGGGGAAGTTCCTGAAGGTCGCGGTTGACGTTGACTCCAAGTCCACGAGGGTCGTGAAGGCTGAGGTCGAGAACTCTGAGGTTGATTCTGCGGTCAAGGTGATCAGGAAAATTCGAAAGGAAGACGGGCAGATCGCGAAGTTTTATGGTGATAAGGCATACGACTCCAACAGGATTTACAACCTAGTCCACGATGTCGTGATCCTGAAGAAGTCAGCCAACTCTGGTAGGGCTAACCCAAGGAGGAGGGACACGATCCTAGAGTATAGGGAGTCGTCGCGCGATTGGAGTAGGAGGAGAGGATACAGCAAGCAATGGAGAGTCGAGATCGTGATATCCGCTATCAAGAGGATGTTCGGCGACGGGATAAGGGCTAGGAACGTCCTCCAGAGAATGGCCTCCCTCCTGAAGTTCTGGCTCTACCACCTCATGAGAAACAAAGCTGACTCCATCGTGGGAGAGGTCCATGCAGTCCGCTTGGCTTGA
- a CDS encoding glucose-1-phosphate thymidylyltransferase, which produces MKGLILAGGHGTRLRPLTHTGNKHAIPIANKPMVLYAVENLVNAGIRDIVVILGPLKEGIKEAIDGNYPANFTYVEQEPLGLAHAVMKAEKYLDEPFVMHLGDNLLQNGISQFVNKFHETKADAVIGVTPVKDPRQYGVVVIENGRVKRLMEKPRDPPSNLALVGVYVFTPVVHDYTKRLKPSWRGEYEITDVLQLMVEDGRRVEVVQVEGWWKDTGKPEDLLEANQLVLDSLHGSFRHDHAKIEGRVQVGEGTVLRENVIIRGPAIIGKNCVIGPNVFIGPYTSIWDDCELSDVEIENSIVMKGVKIKGVSRISYSIIGNDVVVESRSGVPRIKRLVVGDRSRITLSS; this is translated from the coding sequence ATGAAAGGGCTTATCCTCGCGGGTGGACACGGAACTAGGTTAAGACCCTTAACTCACACTGGGAACAAGCACGCGATCCCCATCGCCAACAAGCCCATGGTCTTGTACGCAGTCGAGAACCTAGTGAACGCGGGGATACGCGACATTGTGGTGATCTTGGGTCCGCTCAAGGAGGGGATAAAGGAGGCCATTGACGGGAACTACCCCGCTAATTTCACCTACGTGGAGCAGGAACCCCTCGGGCTAGCCCACGCGGTCATGAAGGCTGAGAAGTACCTAGATGAGCCCTTCGTCATGCACCTTGGCGACAACCTCCTGCAGAACGGGATCTCCCAGTTCGTGAACAAGTTCCATGAAACCAAGGCAGACGCAGTGATTGGCGTAACTCCCGTGAAGGACCCGAGGCAGTACGGTGTCGTTGTAATCGAGAATGGGAGGGTGAAGAGGCTTATGGAGAAACCCAGGGACCCGCCCTCTAACCTGGCACTCGTGGGAGTTTACGTTTTCACTCCCGTGGTCCACGACTATACGAAGAGGCTGAAGCCGAGCTGGAGGGGAGAGTACGAGATTACAGACGTGTTACAGCTCATGGTTGAGGATGGTAGGAGGGTTGAGGTGGTTCAGGTGGAGGGATGGTGGAAGGACACGGGGAAGCCAGAGGACCTGCTTGAGGCGAACCAGTTGGTGCTGGACTCTCTTCACGGTAGCTTTAGACACGATCACGCGAAGATCGAGGGCAGGGTACAGGTCGGGGAAGGGACAGTCTTGAGGGAGAACGTCATAATTCGCGGACCCGCGATTATAGGGAAGAACTGCGTCATAGGGCCTAACGTATTCATTGGTCCATATACCTCGATCTGGGATGATTGCGAACTCAGTGATGTAGAGATAGAGAACTCGATCGTCATGAAGGGCGTTAAGATAAAAGGGGTTTCCAGGATAAGCTATAGTATTATAGGTAACGATGTGGTCGTTGAGAGCAGATCGGGAGTACCCAGGATCAAGCGACTCGTGGTCGGGGATAGGTCAAGGATAACGCTGTCAAGTTGA
- a CDS encoding oligosaccharide flippase family protein, with product MIYQFKIMNPLTGSLKFLATTLLNSITALLFFLIVAHFSSPSFVGKVAIIQLIETITGSFFALLPFNLVTRDISHKYASSQDHRKVVSTSLSYSLLVSPFLLFLFLFPSYVWLSIPYFVLYLFSTYQYQILSGLGKFSETNLGNVIFTVTRWGISSVAVFYHSISLLILIWTLGALVRVIYYNHYLPFKFHFDFQVAKEIAKIGVPIYLSGIVSFISGQGDRVVTAFLLGSYSLGIYQLVALISVVPNTLIWSLTSALLPSSTYYYTKGVEMREMASGAFRLLTFLSLLLGVSSYAIAPYLVLKLFPEYSPGVEVLKILVLFITVTMPFQILSTFLIALNKNYRPFLVIGSASAIEVVLVSFLLIPRMGILGAGIAQAGNAIVTSILYVIFSLKQGIITLDRKTIYSILLISLSSISLFSWVIGALVIILGLKFLGIITNKEMALIQKFIPPQLRFFIRILNLFI from the coding sequence ATGATATATCAGTTTAAGATCATGAATCCATTAACTGGTTCATTGAAGTTTCTAGCGACTACACTTCTAAACTCAATCACCGCTCTACTGTTCTTTCTCATTGTCGCCCATTTTTCTAGTCCGTCATTTGTTGGGAAGGTAGCAATAATACAGCTTATAGAGACTATTACAGGATCGTTCTTTGCTTTACTACCGTTCAATCTTGTCACGAGGGATATCTCACATAAATATGCCTCCTCTCAGGACCATAGGAAGGTAGTTTCTACTTCACTCTCGTACTCCCTTTTGGTTTCACCTTTTCTCCTTTTTCTGTTTCTATTTCCCTCATACGTATGGTTGTCAATACCGTACTTTGTTTTATATTTATTTTCCACTTATCAATATCAGATTTTATCGGGATTGGGAAAGTTCTCTGAAACGAATTTAGGCAACGTTATCTTTACCGTAACGAGATGGGGGATATCCTCGGTCGCAGTGTTTTATCACAGCATATCACTCTTGATCCTAATTTGGACTTTAGGTGCCCTGGTAAGGGTTATCTACTATAACCACTATCTTCCGTTTAAATTTCACTTCGATTTTCAGGTTGCAAAGGAAATAGCCAAGATAGGGGTTCCAATTTATTTGTCAGGAATAGTGTCTTTTATTTCCGGACAAGGGGATAGAGTTGTTACAGCATTTTTACTGGGATCGTATAGTCTAGGTATTTATCAATTGGTAGCATTGATTTCTGTTGTACCAAATACGCTGATTTGGTCCTTGACCTCTGCCCTACTACCTTCCTCTACCTACTATTACACTAAGGGCGTCGAGATGAGGGAGATGGCCTCCGGTGCCTTTAGACTCTTGACCTTCCTCTCCCTTCTTCTAGGGGTATCTAGTTACGCAATTGCCCCATATCTAGTTCTCAAGCTTTTCCCTGAGTATTCACCTGGAGTCGAGGTGTTGAAGATCCTAGTTCTATTCATTACAGTTACAATGCCCTTTCAAATTCTCTCAACGTTCTTGATTGCACTCAACAAGAATTACAGACCCTTCCTGGTAATTGGGAGCGCGAGCGCCATTGAAGTGGTTCTGGTCTCCTTCCTCCTGATCCCGCGAATGGGGATTTTGGGTGCGGGGATAGCCCAGGCTGGGAATGCCATAGTAACCAGTATTCTTTATGTAATTTTCTCCCTAAAACAGGGAATAATAACACTCGATAGAAAGACTATATATTCCATTTTGTTGATATCTCTTTCTTCGATTTCCCTCTTCTCCTGGGTGATTGGGGCACTTGTGATTATTCTAGGATTGAAGTTTCTTGGAATCATAACTAATAAGGAGATGGCCTTAATACAAAAATTCATTCCACCTCAGCTCAGATTCTTTATAAGGATACTTAATCTCTTCATTTAA
- a CDS encoding glycosyltransferase family A protein, with the protein MISIEIPVVHGKYLHDVLESIRSQSYQDYEVIIVNSGSDQISDLIRQYGFKEIRKSTKLLYARYLAHMNSKGDFSLLLDETRYLGKDALLTLSSLRRDMIIIHEREVGNSIWIRQAQLDKDNIIYCNPADAIKGFALPRYFRSEILSRAFEALESNLKDKFYDVIFPDHELIYYEASKISTDVNIVKEPFIYHYGDSSILDIARKYYKYGKSIRVVKGTLYENFFSTKRKVRKICRGSLLDRVGVYGLYLVRGIPFILGKYL; encoded by the coding sequence GTGATATCGATAGAGATTCCTGTTGTTCATGGTAAATACCTACATGATGTTCTCGAGTCTATTCGCTCCCAATCCTATCAGGACTACGAAGTTATAATTGTGAACTCAGGATCAGATCAAATATCTGATTTAATAAGACAATATGGATTTAAAGAAATCAGGAAGAGTACTAAGCTCCTGTATGCGAGATACCTGGCTCACATGAACTCCAAAGGAGACTTCTCCCTTCTCCTAGACGAGACTAGATATCTAGGAAAAGACGCTTTGTTAACGTTATCTTCTCTAAGGCGAGATATGATAATTATTCATGAAAGGGAAGTGGGAAACTCGATTTGGATTAGACAAGCTCAGTTAGATAAGGACAACATTATCTACTGTAATCCCGCTGATGCAATCAAGGGATTTGCCTTGCCAAGATATTTCAGGTCCGAAATACTCTCGAGGGCCTTCGAAGCCCTTGAAAGCAACCTTAAGGACAAATTTTATGATGTGATATTCCCTGATCATGAACTAATATACTATGAAGCCTCTAAGATCTCTACCGATGTAAATATTGTTAAAGAACCTTTCATCTACCATTACGGAGACTCCTCTATTCTGGACATTGCTAGAAAATATTATAAATACGGTAAGAGCATCAGAGTGGTAAAAGGAACACTATATGAAAACTTCTTCTCCACGAAGAGAAAGGTTAGGAAGATTTGTCGGGGATCACTTCTCGATAGAGTTGGGGTATATGGACTGTATTTAGTAAGGGGTATTCCATTTATTTTGGGAAAGTATCTTTAA
- a CDS encoding glycosyltransferase family 4 protein, whose product MRLLFINHRDIYHPQAGGAERVILEVARRLAKRGIDVSWLSESVNTSRDYEDGVKLLHAGNRFSLHLYSLLQAGKYDVVIDSVAHAVPFFSYLVNRRSIALVYHVHQEVVKYELDPVTATLVRQLEKGVKNYPWIISISHTTKRDLVSLGVDPRKITVIHNGIDHSLYQPGEKSPTPMILWIGRMKNYKNPLDPIKVFKRLKTRATLVIVGSGDLEEEVKRATLGERDIIYLGRVSEAKKVELYQRAWVTLSTSFIEGWGMTVVEANACGTPVLGYATGSLPEIVEEGVNGFLVGYKDLDGMAQRLEYMLNEDVMKSLSKSSYVSSLKYDWDKTADQYYAKVKEVLQT is encoded by the coding sequence GTGAGGCTTCTTTTCATAAATCATAGGGACATCTACCATCCGCAGGCGGGTGGGGCCGAGAGGGTCATCCTGGAGGTTGCGAGGAGACTGGCGAAGCGCGGGATTGACGTTTCCTGGTTGAGCGAATCCGTCAACACCTCACGCGATTACGAGGATGGGGTGAAACTTCTCCACGCCGGTAATCGTTTTTCGCTCCATCTTTACTCCTTGCTCCAAGCGGGTAAGTATGACGTTGTCATAGATAGCGTGGCTCATGCCGTTCCCTTTTTCTCATACCTGGTTAACAGAAGATCCATAGCCCTAGTTTATCACGTTCATCAGGAGGTGGTCAAGTATGAGCTTGACCCAGTCACCGCGACCCTCGTGAGACAACTCGAGAAGGGGGTTAAGAACTATCCTTGGATTATCTCTATTTCTCACACAACAAAGCGCGACCTAGTCTCCTTGGGGGTAGATCCCAGGAAGATAACAGTGATCCATAACGGGATTGACCACTCGCTTTATCAACCAGGCGAGAAGTCTCCCACACCCATGATCCTATGGATAGGCAGGATGAAGAATTATAAGAACCCACTAGACCCCATCAAGGTGTTTAAGCGACTTAAGACGAGGGCTACCCTGGTTATCGTGGGGAGTGGCGACCTTGAGGAGGAAGTAAAGAGGGCCACCCTCGGAGAGAGAGACATCATCTACCTGGGAAGGGTGTCCGAGGCCAAGAAGGTGGAGCTGTATCAAAGGGCATGGGTTACGCTGTCAACCTCGTTCATTGAGGGGTGGGGAATGACCGTGGTGGAGGCTAACGCCTGTGGGACCCCCGTTCTTGGCTACGCTACTGGCTCTCTCCCCGAGATCGTTGAGGAAGGGGTTAACGGGTTCCTTGTGGGTTACAAGGACTTGGATGGGATGGCTCAGAGGCTGGAGTACATGTTGAACGAGGATGTGATGAAGAGCCTTTCTAAGTCTAGCTACGTGAGTTCGCTTAAGTACGACTGGGATAAGACTGCAGATCAATATTATGCGAAAGTAAAGGAGGTTCTCCAGACCTAA